CATCACGGGTCCATACTCTTGAGAGAGTTTATGAAATGACTTGTGAAGAGATTTTCCAAGTTGGTGTAAGTTTCCGATGATCGGAAGACCTATAGGTCCCGGGGGAAGCTTCCCCTTAGATTTTGAGAGccttttgaagaaaataaaaaagagaggCAATGACAAAATGAAATAGAGAAACATCGACATTCttgatttgatatttttctgTTGTTGATCTCGTTATTGCGTGTTGTTGTTAAGTTGATTTGTGTTTTGAGTGAATATTACGTGATTAGCAGAACTATATAGGTATTTTCGAATCAAACGCTCAGGTACTCCTGCccgaaaaaaaaagagctgtgatactcctgcccgaaactgcccaaatttagaattaaataattctttatttaaatacgaaaatttattaaaagaccACATGACCAACAGAAACTTGCATAATTACAACCCAACCAGGACCATTTCGCGGACCATCCAGACCCGATCTATGAAATTCGGATATCTTTCTCTATAACTTTTGAAATCTTTGTAAGAATTGGTGTGATTGTAAATATTGGTGAAACTGTACATCGTAATAAATCATCAACAATATTCTGTATATAATACTAAGTTGAACTAAATTTAACTAAATCGCACTTTtagatttcaaatgttttattatgttattttttggacagagttgttgttattgatatatctattgaattttgaatttaaaaatagtttatatgctATAAATAGATTTTGGCCAAACTTAGAAATGTTgtacatatttaataaaagtagaaatgttgtaaaaagtaaaaatgttgTAAAAGTTGATAAAACTAATCTCCAAATGGCTAGTGaagtttatttgttaaaataaaagtagaaatgtagttaattttttaatgataTATTGAAGTTAAAATATACAAAGATTAGTTTATAGAGAGAAACTAGATGATTGAAACTAGAGACATTACATTAAGTCAAACATAGTGAAAGTAGATAAAACTACATGCCATAAACTCGAGAAATAAACACCACAACTAATCTTCAATTGGCCAGTTGGCAGCTGTCAAGTGAATTTCATTGCAGAAGTCCCAAACTTCACATTGCCAGAAACAACGATCGCACCACAACACCGGTTCTTCTATTGCGGAGGAGCAGCGGCAATCATTTGAGAAGATGAGATTCTTTATTCTTTCAAGTAGTGACATAAACTCTTGAGGTTTCTCGTAACCCCAATGGCCTGAGGGTAGAACAGTCCGGATCATGCAATTCATCCGATGAACAAACTCACGACTAAAGTTAGGATAATTGTGAAACAACCCTCCATCATCTACACTAAACGCTAAGTTCAGCATTCCATCTACAAACTTGGCCAACTCCAATCCTCTCTCAGCAGCAAGACGGATTTTCTCTATTCCTTCATCAAGTAAATGAAGTTGAAAGAACTCATGCATACCTCGTAGGTAGATGGCCTCTGGATTACCGGCTTGGTAGCACCTAAGTCGGAATGTTCTTACAGCATTAACCTCTTCAATCCAATCATTAAAGCCAAAGAGATTAGCAGATTGGTAGAAGTAGTCGTCTCTGCCTATTTGATTGAACCCGGAGAAAGCAATTCTAGCACTACCGAAGTCCCGGATGTGGTTTGTTGCTACCTTTGAGAGAATCTTATGGAGGATGGAAGGAGGGACAGATTCCAAGTAGAAGTTCGACATAGAGTACAAGgatgatgaaaaacttgagagatATTCGTTTAATCGAGTAAATGGAAAGATTTACGTGTTATTTATAATAGAGATAAGATTGCATTTACTATCCCACTTAAGGGTGTAATTTGATAGACGGCTTAAGACACGACTTTTCACTGCAAGTACAGGGAATAAGAACATGtatgtttgaataaaaataggTGTGTTTGAATAAATGAAACTATGTAAAAAACATTAGGTGAGAAAACTaagaaataataattgaaatatttagtttgagaaaaatctGTCATTTCATGATTTATGACCTAATTTATGACCATAGCTTCGTGACCCTTGATATTTGCAACGCTACACGACTTCTCACGCACGCTTCTGACAGTTTAAGTGAAACTAACTGATATTaattgtctaaatttatgaaactaagtaaaattatattgaatttatagtgtaaatatatggaactatgtaaaaattaaaaaatttaggtattatattgttttatattttgaaaataaatataatattatggattaTTTACTGAGcaagcaataaaagagatcATAAAAATGGTTGAGAAAAATCCAGTAATTAATGGTATTGATGGACAGATGAGAGAGTAATTAATCGATTGAAAAAGTCTCTAATAATAATCATTACACTCGCAACCCCTCGCGACTCTACACTACACTTGCATTGAAACCAAACGTGAAACGTCACAACACTACACCGTCTAGAATCATCACCATTGCATTTAGTTGTAGTTAAACTCCAACACTGCAAATTCTCTCATTTCATCTCATATCCGAGTtctatcttctcttctctcatctCTGAGTCAAATTCTCTCATCTCTATTCAACAAGATGACAGACTTCTACAATAAGCTTTCCCAGATTTCCGAGGCTTCTTATAACCCCGACGTCAAGGCTTGGCGTTTCAGAGTCAAAATACACAGGGTCTACCCTCTCTATTCCTCGGTTACCAACAGGGTTATGCCTTTCTATTCCTATGTCCTAGCAGATGAAGATGTAAGTGTtttttcatcatctctcaagattttcatcatctctcaagattttcatcatctctcaagtttttcatcatcatctctcaagtttttcatcatcatTTAACTTGATCCTTGTACTTTATTTATGTAGGGGTGCAAGATGGAGATGACCGTTTATGGGGATTATGAAAGTTTTAGAGGCCTCGAAAACAGGGAGGGAGAATGGGTGGAAATCTTTCGGGTAGGAGTTGAACGTTCCTGTGTAGGTTTCAATGCAACTAACTCTCGGTTCAGACTAACTGCTTCGCGACTCACACAAGTCCGCATGATCGATCCTCTGAACAATCGGCTTTTCATGGACTTCAAGAACATCCATGCAATCCCTCACATGTCCCACAAGGAACGAAACTATCCCATAGGTATGAATGctgctaaaataaatatattcacataTAGTCGTCACATATTTAGTTTCAGAACTTTGGTAGATGTAAGTGAAACTAAGTGAAACGAACTGATTTAGTTGAGTTACACTTATATGGTAGATACAATTGGAGTGGTCTTCAATACGGAAGCCCGTTTCGATGACCCTGCAAGACCAAGGATGATTTTTTACATAAGGGACAACATGTAAGTAGAAAGCAACATATGATCCAAGcaaagtttatttatattgtaattggCACACGTTTTCTTTATTCTGAGAATCTCTTATTCTGAATAGTGACAGCCAGATTAAATGT
The sequence above is drawn from the Raphanus sativus cultivar WK10039 unplaced genomic scaffold, ASM80110v3 Scaffold3190, whole genome shotgun sequence genome and encodes:
- the LOC130506394 gene encoding putative F-box protein At1g67623, giving the protein MSNFYLESVPPSILHKILSKVATNHIRDFGSARIAFSGFNQIGRDDYFYQSANLFGFNDWIEEVNAVRTFRLRCYQAGNPEAIYLRGMHEFFQLHLLDEGIEKIRLAAERGLELAKFVDGMLNLAFSVDDGGLFHNYPNFSREFVHRMNCMIRTVLPSGHWGYEKPQEFMSLLERIKNLIFSNDCRCSSAIEEPVLWCDRCFWQCEVWDFCNEIHLTAANWPIED